The following proteins come from a genomic window of Musa acuminata AAA Group cultivar baxijiao chromosome BXJ1-7, Cavendish_Baxijiao_AAA, whole genome shotgun sequence:
- the LOC135679917 gene encoding vacuolar iron transporter 1-like, producing MAPEESWEVNGTSTTPSTAEKLLVHHKENHFTAGEVVRDVILGVSDGLTVPFALAAGLSGANAPSSLILTAGLAEVAAGAISMGLGGYLAAKSEADHYMRELKREQEEIVTVPDIEAAEIGEILAQYGLEPHEYSPVVNALRNNPQAWLDFMMKFELGLEKPDPKRALQSALTIALSYVVGGLVPLLPYVFIPIAQKAMLTSIGVTLAALLFFGYVKGQFTGNYPLSSAVQTAFIGALASAAAYAMAKVVQST from the exons ATGGCGCCTGAAGAGTCATGGGAAGTCAACGGCACCTCAACGACGCCGTCGACGGCCGAGAAGCTGTTGGTGCACCACAAGGAGAACCACTTCACCGCGGGAGAGGTGGTGCGGGACGTCATCTTAGGGGTCTCCGACGGCCTCACCGTCCCCTTTGCTCTCGCCGCCGGCCTCTCCGGCGCCAACGCCCCTTCCTCCCTCATCCTCACCGCAGGCCTCGCCGAGGTCGCTGCCGGTGCCATCTCCATGGGCCTCGGCGG GTATTTGGCGGCGAAGAGCGAGGCGGACCATTACATGCGGGAGCTGAAGCGGGAGCAAGAGGAGATCGTTACGGTTCCCGACATCG AGGCAGCAGAGATCGGGGAAATACTCGCGCAGTACGGGCTGGAGCCGCACGAGTACAGCCCCGTGGTGAACGCGCTGCGGAACAACCCACAGGCTTGGCTTGatttcatgatgaa atttgagctTGGATTAGAGAAGCCAGACCCAAAGAGGGCACTGCAGAGTGCTCTAACGATTGCTCTCTCCTACGTCGTGGGAGGACTGGTGCCCCTTTTGCCATACGTGTTCATCCCCATCGCCCAGAAGGCCATGTTGACGTCCATCGGCGTCACCCTCGCGGCGCTGCTCTTCTTCGGCTACGTCAAGGGCCAGTTCACCGGGAACTACCCTCTCTCCAGCGCCGTCCAAACCGCTTTCATCGGTGCTCTCGCGTCCGCCGCGGCCTACGCCATGGCAAAAGTAGTCCAATCCACCTGA
- the LOC135678696 gene encoding protein trichome birefringence-like 16 isoform X2 produces MQVVPLRRSMNSTDGPNQHQSADEDLYVVEKVEINPSKETKPILSLSPIGSPARNLSREGGLDTQRKTIPLMNVCNYAKGKWVADNRRPLYSGHGCKQWLSPMWACRLMKRTDFSYESFRWQPQGCEMPEFSGSKFLKRMQNRTIALVGDSLGRQQFQSLMCMITGGRKNPRVKDVGKEYGFTKARNAVRPSGWAYRFPETNTTILYHWSASLCELEPLNVSDPATNYAMHLDRPANFLRKYLHRFDVLVLNTGHHWNREKFRANGWEMYVHGKKNTKAKLAAIGDAKNLTIHNVIKWLDSRLPHLPHLKAFLRATSPRHFVNGEWNSGGSCDNTVPLSVGSEVSQDGSGDPVAEAAVRGTEVKLLDITALSLLRDEGHISRYGIKASQGRHDCLHWCLPGVPDTWNEILYSQI; encoded by the exons ATGCAAG TGGTTCCTCTCAGGCGTTCCATGAACTCAACGGATGGTCCAAATCAGCACCAATCTGCAGATGAAGACTTATATGTTGTAGAAAAGGTGGAAATTAACCCATCTAAAGAAACAAAACCTATTCTTAGTCTTTCACCAATTGGTTCTCCGGCAAGAAACTTATCTAGAGAGGGAGGATTGGATACTCAACGTAAAACGATACCTTTGATGAATG TCTGTAATTATGCAAAGGGGAAGTGGGTTGCAGACAACAGGAGACCTTTATATTCTGGTCATGGATGCAAGCAATGGCTGTCACCCATGTGGGCATGCAGGTTGATGAAACGTACTGATTTCTCCTATGAGAGTTTTCGATGGCAACCACAAGGTTGTGAGATGCCCGAATTTTCTGGAAGCAAATTCCTAAAAAG AATGCAGAACAGAACAATTGCTCTGGTAGGGGATTCTTTGGGAAGACAACAATTTCAATCGCTGATGTGCATGATCACTGGTGGGAGAAAAAATCCCAGAGTAAAAGATGTCGGAAAGGAGTATGGATTTACTAAAGCGCGCAACGCCGTCAGACCCAGTGGTTGGGCTTATCGGTTTCCAGAAACCAATACCACTATTTTGTATCACTGGTCTGCAAGTTTATGTGAATTGGAGCCTCTGAATGTTTCAGATCCAGCTACCAATTACGCCATGCATCTTGACCGACCTGCAAATTTTTTGAGGAAGTATCTTCATCGGTTTGATGTGCTCGTACTCAACACCGGACACCACTGGAACAGAGAGAAGTTTAGAGCTAATGGATGGGAGATGTACGTTCATGGAAAGAAAAATACTAAAGCAAAGCTTGCAGCGATCGGAGATGCGAAAAATCTGACCATCCACAATGTTATCAAGTGGCTCGATTCACGGCTTCCACATCTTCCACATCTAAAGGCTTTTCTAAGGGCAACATCTCCCAGGCATTTTGTCAATGGAGAATGGAATTCTGGGGGAAGCTGCGATAACACTGTTCCATTGTCTGTGGGGAGTGAGGTTTCACAGGATGGTTCCGGTGACCCTGTTGCTGAGGCCGCAGTGAGAGGAACAGAAGTAAAACTTTTGGACATCACTGCATTGTCATTGTTGAGAGACGAGGGACACATATCCAGGTACGGTATAAAAGCCTCGCAAGGTAGGCATGATTGCTTGCACTGGTGCCTTCCAGGTGTTCCTGATACGTGGAATGAAATACTTTATTCACAGATATAG
- the LOC135678696 gene encoding protein trichome birefringence-like 14 isoform X1, whose protein sequence is MQGMNINTVRGNKISLALIILICTTLVIWACNKVAILGIPHGQLDILSPVVPLRRSMNSTDGPNQHQSADEDLYVVEKVEINPSKETKPILSLSPIGSPARNLSREGGLDTQRKTIPLMNVCNYAKGKWVADNRRPLYSGHGCKQWLSPMWACRLMKRTDFSYESFRWQPQGCEMPEFSGSKFLKRMQNRTIALVGDSLGRQQFQSLMCMITGGRKNPRVKDVGKEYGFTKARNAVRPSGWAYRFPETNTTILYHWSASLCELEPLNVSDPATNYAMHLDRPANFLRKYLHRFDVLVLNTGHHWNREKFRANGWEMYVHGKKNTKAKLAAIGDAKNLTIHNVIKWLDSRLPHLPHLKAFLRATSPRHFVNGEWNSGGSCDNTVPLSVGSEVSQDGSGDPVAEAAVRGTEVKLLDITALSLLRDEGHISRYGIKASQGRHDCLHWCLPGVPDTWNEILYSQI, encoded by the exons ATGCAAGGTATGAACATAAACACTGTCAGAGGCAATAAAATCTCTCTTGCTCTTATTATTCTCATATGCACAACTCTTGTAATCTGGGCATGCAATAAAGTTGCAATACTTGGTATTCCTCATGGACAGCTTGATATTCTTTCTCCTG TGGTTCCTCTCAGGCGTTCCATGAACTCAACGGATGGTCCAAATCAGCACCAATCTGCAGATGAAGACTTATATGTTGTAGAAAAGGTGGAAATTAACCCATCTAAAGAAACAAAACCTATTCTTAGTCTTTCACCAATTGGTTCTCCGGCAAGAAACTTATCTAGAGAGGGAGGATTGGATACTCAACGTAAAACGATACCTTTGATGAATG TCTGTAATTATGCAAAGGGGAAGTGGGTTGCAGACAACAGGAGACCTTTATATTCTGGTCATGGATGCAAGCAATGGCTGTCACCCATGTGGGCATGCAGGTTGATGAAACGTACTGATTTCTCCTATGAGAGTTTTCGATGGCAACCACAAGGTTGTGAGATGCCCGAATTTTCTGGAAGCAAATTCCTAAAAAG AATGCAGAACAGAACAATTGCTCTGGTAGGGGATTCTTTGGGAAGACAACAATTTCAATCGCTGATGTGCATGATCACTGGTGGGAGAAAAAATCCCAGAGTAAAAGATGTCGGAAAGGAGTATGGATTTACTAAAGCGCGCAACGCCGTCAGACCCAGTGGTTGGGCTTATCGGTTTCCAGAAACCAATACCACTATTTTGTATCACTGGTCTGCAAGTTTATGTGAATTGGAGCCTCTGAATGTTTCAGATCCAGCTACCAATTACGCCATGCATCTTGACCGACCTGCAAATTTTTTGAGGAAGTATCTTCATCGGTTTGATGTGCTCGTACTCAACACCGGACACCACTGGAACAGAGAGAAGTTTAGAGCTAATGGATGGGAGATGTACGTTCATGGAAAGAAAAATACTAAAGCAAAGCTTGCAGCGATCGGAGATGCGAAAAATCTGACCATCCACAATGTTATCAAGTGGCTCGATTCACGGCTTCCACATCTTCCACATCTAAAGGCTTTTCTAAGGGCAACATCTCCCAGGCATTTTGTCAATGGAGAATGGAATTCTGGGGGAAGCTGCGATAACACTGTTCCATTGTCTGTGGGGAGTGAGGTTTCACAGGATGGTTCCGGTGACCCTGTTGCTGAGGCCGCAGTGAGAGGAACAGAAGTAAAACTTTTGGACATCACTGCATTGTCATTGTTGAGAGACGAGGGACACATATCCAGGTACGGTATAAAAGCCTCGCAAGGTAGGCATGATTGCTTGCACTGGTGCCTTCCAGGTGTTCCTGATACGTGGAATGAAATACTTTATTCACAGATATAG